The genomic stretch aacatttcaaaccagtttctttatttcatgttcatcattttaatacaacatacaagtaaatttatcatcagatattatttatcaattcttACAGACTAACTTAAATTACCTGAATAACAAGTAGAGTATTGATGCGATAATTTCATAACACCACTgtgtcatttataaaatgctgTATAACCCACACGgagtgaatttaaaaacaatgaaaccAATAACAAACTTAAACCTTTTTATGGAATGTACGGAAAtcctgtttaaaaaaatgcttataatTCGTATACGCGAGCAAAACCGATTACTTGATAGAAATATGATACAGTCCTGCTTCTGTTGTGATCATTAACTTTTAGTCagaaaacatttcatattattgcGTTGTTGACAAACGTCAAAATTCGAACGAGATCAACATCTTCCCAGTCGATGAATACGATTTAAAGTTACCGTTGAATCAACTATCACTTAACCCTGAATTTAACACGTATGTGTGTGTAGTGACGTTTTCTAACTAAAACAGCACAGTTGATGACAGAATTAGGACATGTAAGTACAAGTATGTTCtcgtgaaaataaaattagtgcatatatattaatcatgTCGGTGACGTCATTGAAGTTTAAAATCAACATCTATCATATTTCTACAAGTTATCCTTAAAATAACCATGATATTATCAgcgtaaaattattaaacgtcataaattatttaaaacaaacgcGCAGTCACacacaaaacattaaatcaaCTAAAGAtggaagaaaataatatattgattatattgcTTGCACAAAATTAGTACGATGCATGAATTAAATGAAGTAAGATATTACAAAAGTAGGAGAACTAAATAGTTaaccaaatatcattgaagggataagaaaaaaattaaaacaagcaCGTGTGAATGAAAAGGGCCGAATGAtcggcaaaaaaaaaacatggctGACTTAACGTCAATAACCCATGACTAGAAGAACTTACTTCGAGAAACAAAtgctataatactataaaattattaatacacgAAAATTATAAGAACTTAGCAGCTAATCTAACCGAAACTCACTGACTAGCtccataaatacaataaattattataaaataaatagcaataaattataatttaacaatgacGGTACGAAAGTTACATTCGTAGAGAAATAAGTGGTGCGAAATATAAAAGTGGAATAAAGACGGAAGGTGCATTAGAGGCGGAAACAAGTGTTCGTTCAAAGGATAGAACTGTCCAATACAATCTAATGTAACATGAACACTAAACATCTAATTCGTTCCCCACGATTCATTTCACACTGGTCAGAGTCGAGCTACATCTAGGATAGACTGAATCGTGGCAACGACATTACACACGTTTAATTTAAGTTCctacacaaatataaatcttaagTATCGATTAGCATTCAAGttcattatgaaaaaatatatcattggaaatatttttcaactcTCCTTAACCCCAAACCACCCAAGAACAACTTAATTATGCATGTGACaaccgatttttataactacatGTTTATCCCTAAACAACACTTTGGCAACAAATTGTATCTCTTTACCAATTCAACAGTAACGTCAACATTCCTGTAGTCAACATTACCATGGATTTACCGATCTTTCATCGATTCAATTTATCATCGTCTTAGAAGAGAAGATAGGAAAGTATCGACAGAAGacaatgtttcatttatagCGACGAATATCAAACTCTAACGACCTCTAAATTGGCTATCAATTGTCTTATCCTTAACAACGAAACCCATTTTGTCATTTGCCGCTATAAGTAAGCCATGCAATAGTTTCTACCTAAGTAAccaatgaaaacaattatcCAGGACTTTTGTTGcttcataattttctttactgTGTTCAGTCTTAAAATTGAGTCATACGATCTAAGTTTAAAATGATGAAACCTTATAGTTATCTTAAATCATCGCTAGGCCAGACTAAACTGTATTTGTGAGGTGAGCTGAACGAGCATATACAATTGGAAGTTATGACAGTTTGTAGTACTGGAGATATAAAAAGATTTAGAGATTGAGTCAGTGTAGTCGACGATCAACAGATCCCACATAATTGTTGTTCTTTCAAGCTCGCAGTCATTCCTTACACATCAGCCATTCTTATCaggtattattttcaaattaacgCTAAACAGGGATACGAAAGATCAACTTTCTAAGGAAAAGGCTCCACCACTAGTAAGGCTCTCGGGGAAACTAATTACACCATCCTTAACGCgtacattatttgttttagagTAATcaacattgaataattttcattttataattaccttAACACTAAAgagtacaaaaaataaaggaaatattacGAATATGAAAAACAACAAGTTATCAGCGAAATCCATCGCATATCATATAAGAACAACGTTTTTTCTTTCGTTACAGTAACATTAATTGTATCATCCACACCTACGAAGATATGAAAACGACATTCAACAAGTCCAAAACCGGATGGACTTGACGTGGCTCCGCTTTCAGAGCATTGTAAGAAGTGCATAAATCGATTgtcgattttaaattttatatacacgaTCGTTTCCCTTCGATTATCCTCATTGTATCAAAAATATCTGCTAAAACAGCCCTTTCCCTTAGAGAAAACTCGATAGAGTAATTTGAACAGTCTCCAAGTAACTAGTGTAGGTAACAATCATCAAGAGATGGGGATATGCATGAATTGGAATATCGAAATTAACAACTTCTTAAGACTTAGGACGTAGTTTAAGCATCTACATAGAATCTACCGCAACGACTAATCTATGACAGGTTTATACGATACAAATTAgcacttataaataaaagatgagGATGAAATATTGGAAATACTTAaatctgtacaaaatttaaatgaaatttttcatttttcttataaaggAATAAAACATTCCTTAAAATTTAAGGCCACGGCGCAAAGTGGTGTCTCAGTAGTTCAATATAATAAGGTTACAGAATTACATTTATGCTTAGGTGTCATTATTCTAGAAATTGGCCGTATGTACAGTGTTCAAGCTCTTAGTGCATTTGCATTGAAAAATTCAGTTATGTAGGGTGTGCAAATGCTGAAAGCATTCCTAGAGGCGGTATCATCATCTGATAATACGCTTGGTGTTGCGGGTGAACGGTCTACGACAACTTTACCGGTAAACATCAGTGACAGAGTGTACAAAGCTCAAGGTGTCTTAACCACTAATCTAACATAGACAATGCGATATCTAAAAATACACACTACGACATACATCTAAGtaggatataataataatcttcatAAGCATTGTGTATTCCTTATACTTGGCAGGATGGCATAAATGGTTAAAATCGATTTGTGTGTGGACATTTCATTTAGGCATCGTACAACTAATTACGTGCATACACCTTTACGATAACATTGAATTATctaaaagcaatttattgGCGACTAGCATCAAGAAAGATTCCAAATTACCTCCTCTATGCCTTTCGAAGCTTCCTACGAACCCCAATTGgtctatttaatttagtgcATTCCGAATGATACCACTTAGTGGATGATATGTAACGTTCCAATACATTGAAACAATTTgctattaaatctttaatttttaacaggaGAAATCTGCCTAAATATTGTCTGAACCGTACAAATACGTTACTTCACTAACCGTTCCTTTCGTCCCCTCTgccaaacaatttataaataattggaaaCATTGATATGTAATTAAACTACTTCTCCGTTTATCCTAAacatcatttcattatttggAATCTTTCcacgaataaaacattatcttcAACTAAAATCACACACTTACACTAAAAATTACGTAACACAATTAAAGAAATTGCTATCGGAAGATAAgctatattttgtaagttgtTATTTCCACTGCCTGGGATGCTGtgctttatgtaataaatggcAGATGAAaattcttacaaaaatatagaacacgatctatatatatactactataatactataatacatGACGAAAAATGAACATTTaagtatgataaatatttacgatGTAATCACTATGcctaaattcaatatttaagtagaatccgtaatatataaaacacctTAAGAATTCCAAAACTtgccataaaaaattattatcactgagaaaataaatactattatttgcAAACGTTTCAACTAACATAAGcgatagtaaaatattttcttttttttacaataaaatgtatcataaatTCAAACGTGAGTCAATCAAAACATTCAGCGTAGTATTCTTTGAGGATGGATGGTTTGTGCTCATATGTGCTTTGTTATTTTCACCTAAACTTACAACAAGtacaattttgacaaattgcGTACAAACGGAATCAAGTCCAAACAATGTTCCTTGATTCAGAAGGCTGTCTCGATCGCCACCTAGCTGCTACTAGCTGCTACAGGTCGGCGTTCCCTTGTTCCGCTTTACACAATGTCCAAGACttaaatttttccatttaaaacTCAACATCAGTCATTGAATGCAGTAAATCATTGCATGCATcacatttaagaaaaatatttcaaaaatcaaGTGAAACACCAACGTTCTGTGCAGACTtcactaaattattttcaaacagcgaatcaattaaattcaacAATGATACAACATCGCCgcttactataattattacttacaaGCGatgatagaaaaatattgtaataaattatcaaaatacaatgagaaaaattaatacaattccTGAGCAATAAATCACATCTGCGGACATCGATGTACGAACAGCTCATCTACTTATATACACAAATGCACACTTAGATTCAATTTTTTACCTAAAAAATGATCTAATGTGCATCCTTTACCTGATTAAGTATACGTAATAGAATTACTGAAAGTAGATCACGCTAGTTCGGAGTCTGCAAACGAACACAAAGCGacaatgttatttacaaatagcGTAAAACAACATATCGTTGAGTTTATATAATCCAACGACGCTCTAcgacataatataaaagtgattAAATCAATAACCACATACAATCTGACATGCTAACATTGATACATCGCTACAATGATGAATATATTAACAGGTGAATTCATTAACCGTTACGAAGCTATCGAAATttcaaacaatgttttaaaaattatggatatgatttatttaaatccttatttaattctaatccTGACAAATTCGGATATCTGTTCCAATTCATTCAACAAACCAGATTTTTAACTGTCCCAATATCTCATTCGAATAACCCCAACTCTAAATAACACGAGAATTAACCTATCGTTGAAccataattttcattacaaaaatacacactCTTTCACACTATTTCATTTTCTAATTCCCAAAACATTTCCTTTCTTGTACTCATCCCGGCATCCCTTACAACTAAAGACTACTAACGTATTAAATCTAAAcgtatgtacatttttacacACTTCCTGGTTGTGGTGGAttgcgaaataaaaataatgggaCCAATTAAAGCTTGAAATTTCATCAATGAACATCGCAGACTAACAGGCTAAGGTTGCTATGCAGAATGGGATTCTTCTTGAAGTAATTACAGGCTCAGAGTTGTGgtataacaaagaaataatgatACTGGctacttacaataaatattgatgtatTGGATTTTGAGATGACGATAAAATGATCATAGATTTCTGAAGAATACAGAGCCCGGGCTGTGGCACTATGTAGAAATATACACAAATTGcctttaaaaacacattattgatttaaaggCAACAACAAAAGGACAACATGGCGGATGCATGAAATGTCAGTTTGACATTTTGATGTGGAAATTCGAGATGTCATATACAACAATTACATTGCATATTTCTACAAAGCGTTCACAACAAGCCCAAAATAATATCCTCTTAGCTGATGAGCATAACGTAAACAATGAAGTGACATTGAAAATGTGTAGTAGTCTTAATTTAAGTCTTAAGAGAACTGCTGAGtataaaattagaaacaaTTTTGTAAGCCTAATTCGTGTTTACTTTACACTAGTAGGTGCTAGTTAGTAAAATGTTCCCTATAGTAATTGACTTGGAAATAGTGGGTAGGTTAGCGATTAAAAACTAAGCTGTGCTGTTGAGAAAGGGGGGAAAGATTCCGAAATATCTCGGATCGGTTTAACAGCTAGAACTCCTTAGAAAAGTAAAGCTTAGTAGGGATAgcttattttagaatttattaccTTAACACTTTAATTTATAGCCTGCCCTCATAAGAATATGTACTCTAAGATACTGTTAAGTTATAGTAAGTTATTGTAGTAATAGATGTAAATTTATGCACCGCCTAAATCACTGAGGTACTACGTTGAGCTGACTTATTTTTAAGATGATTTTACGTCTACTTCAAGCCTTAGTGCGGCtctctagaaaaaaaaaaacacaaacaaaatcgGTGCTCATCTTACTTGcgtatgatatttaaaatctaaattaatactTACTAATTTCATGCCAATGTTTGTTCCCCAACACCAACTGTTTTAAATGAATCCTTATAAAAatgcacacgcacacacacacaaaaatcccaaaatataaaacacacacacttgGGTCCTATTACCAATTATTCTGTTTGTGCTGATGAACCGAGTGGTTTCTAtccgatattaaaaaaaatatttgggtGCTTGAAGCGAATGTGGGAAAGACAGTATCGAGTTTGAAGCAGATGGTACAATACAGTAAGTAAGGCACAGACTTTGTATGGGTAATCGTTATAAAATGGGTTCAAGAGCACAAACATCAGCTTTACAGAATCATTACTAGTTTAGACGAACTAAAGTAGTAGTGACTTCATGTGGAATACTATATAGCACTACTTGGgcaaaccaaaaataaaacacacagtCAAACTGCAATGAActggtattattataaaaaaagcaattatacaacaaaaataattcaaaacaaaacgacgtacattaatttaaagaacaattgtttatacaaataattaaaaaatataataattataacaacaaacatcgacaaaatatatttaaagacaaaacatgtttcaaatttaatcaGTCCTCAAACTTTAGAAATGCAATTTTAGAATGAAcggtttatttgtaaaataattctatttagtatattatgcaaaaacacaaattattttgtgaacgaaaataatcgataaaacttaaaaaaatcctgattaaacaaaaattaaattattactgttataattgaaataataatggatTACATaagattatgataaaaaaaaacaataaaacggcAGTTGTCAAAATTTGCATAACCTTATAGAAATTTCGATATACTAAGCTATAGGTacttaagataaatataatacgttgAAAGAGTTCAATTAAGTAGAAGCGTATGATTTACAAGAAGTTTCATCCGTAGAAATTGAACATAGGTTATGTTATTTAACGAATGAAAATCTTGTTTTTATTCTAAGTGATCTATTTAAACCGGACAGTTTCTGAAGGGTCTTTTAATTCAGTAAGCGTAACAACTATTTGTTCACGCGAGATCTTAAGCGTTGTTGAGAAAATGCGCCGCCAGGAACAGAAAGGCCGAAAGAAACACGACCGGTTTAAACTTTTCAAGCTTACAACAATCGTAGTCGCGCAGtagattagaaaaaataaaatcagacTAACCAATCTCAGAAGGGAATAATTTACTAGGAACAGGGCAGTCTATACATAAAATCATTGGTGATGCATCACTGAAATTTTGACTCTAAAGATTGGATAGGAGATTTCATTTCGCCTAATCTAGTGGCAGATTCTGATGGATTTCTATCGAAGCCACGTCGAGTATGAGCAAATTGAAAGCACCGTCAACTGCAAAATGCATATGATAAAATCAACAAAGGAAATGCCTTCGGAAGTCTCAATTCAATGCAAGTATCCGAACAATAAtgaacaaaacaaaagaataagAGGTAAAAAGGAGAGTCCATGAAGTTTTGTCATCATTTCATAGCATTATCGGCCTCAACTTGCACTAATAGTGAAGATGAAATCATTTGACAGAATTGATCGTATAAACctatgattaaatttaataaaatcggtAGATtatggtacatatatttacaaacaacacTTAATATCACTTATTACATCACAACTTGGTTGTATGGCACATGAAAAGCAAGTATTGCAAATCGGCTTAGGTGCTAGCAGGTAATCATACGTCGGCGGGGCTTCAATCgctttcattaaatatacagacgataatttaaaaaaaaaagtaggaATATCACCAAAACGGTATGCGTATCCTTAAATTATCTTATCCagatcaattattattaagaaacatCTCCGACCCTGGAGCTATGGATCGCATCAGATCTGTTTATTGTCATAGATTCATCacgaaaactaaataaaaaaaaaaaacattattaactacaaaaaatcataactaaagaaaaaatcaaactaaaataattctGCTAACACACTCAAACACACGGTattgtagtaaaataataatagcataatattaataaaatacgaaagaaaataaacgttaGACATGCACCGTATATAATACTACTGctacaaaaataaagttgcttccgtataaaaaatatcttaccaGAATAACAGATTTATAAGTCATTTATATATCGAGCAAGCTATAATACTACAATGAGCAGCGAAATGCATTACACTGTTAAAATCTcgaaaaatagtaaaatcaaAAATCTAGCGAAACGAACCTTTGCTAACGTGCTCTACTAGTTACTACCGtgttcaattaataaaaatattcaaatacctacttaaatttgtataaaaaacgaataatattattatcaaccaAATGTtactaattgtaataaaaacaacgaaATTGAGGAATTTATGGATCCGTGGGCTCTCAGTGACTAGGCGGTATTGACGTCATATCGGTCTGAGTAAAACTGTCGTCTAGCAGTCTCccaatacacaaaaaaaaattaaaacgacaACCATTTcagaaatgctttataatactCTAAGTTATTAATCATTCAATAGACTGGCGTACCTTAATATTTGTGACAAAAACTCACAGAGACAATTCGAGTATCATCTTGTgatgttcaatttaattttgaagatCTTCAGTATTGTGAACCTTGATCTCATATTTAAGAAACGCCGCAGTCAACTTTGTCATTGATAAAACCCCTAACATCACATtccctaattttttttttgtaactacGTTAAAAAGGGTAGTAACTAAAGATTGTCCATATtagttaattcaatttaacacttacctaataataatgtaacaacTCTTAATTAGATTCATAATTATGTTTCCATCGACACAGAATAAGTGCTAATTAAAAACAGGAAGTGCCGTTGTGCCGAAGAATATCTTAACACTAACAACAATACCACTCGATGCTctcttattacaataaaatcactCGCTTAACGCCTAacaatttttaagtaataatagttaaaatattggtCCAACAAATGGgctaaataatacaaacgcCCTTAATATTCATCCCTAATTTAACGACGTGGGatatggaaaaatattattcaatagatCAAAAATGATAAGGGTCGAGAATCATTCAATTTTCCGGATCAAACCAACGGAATAATCTCTTATACATCAAATAGGTACTCATATAACAATGTCAATACTAAAACTAATCTCATTACAGtttcgtttaaatataataatgcattTAGAGATCCAACGCCAATACATCGGTGAAAGATTCCCGCTATTAGTAAAATTGATCACATCGAGACAGCCGCAATCATAGTTACACTCGCGCTTAAAAATAGTCCAATGGTTTATATTCACTTCATATAGTcacttttgtattaaaaattgacaCAATTGGCCAGAATCGTTGAAAGTTTGCGTATGGAATTGGTATTTGGCTTTTCGTCGGTCATTGTTTGTGATCTCGTTTAAGTTATATTCACATTCCAATAGGCGGAACTTGAACGTAACGGTAGATGTAGAGGCGGTAATCTTTACTCGCGAGCACTACAGAGCCGTCGTCCATCAGAGCTACGTCGAAGCATTGAGCATGTTTTACTTTGCTTTCTAGTGCTGAAACCAATTGTCCGTCTTGTGTGAATATCGTTAAGTTGAAGTTGTTGTGATTGTCAGCAATGAGAATTTCGCCGGCTGCGTTTATTCCTACGCCGATTGGGTAGTTTGTCACTCCTTCGCCGCCGATCTGGCGCAAATATATGCCTTCATAGTTAAACACTTTAACACAGTGCGCACGGTTGTCGCTGATGAAAATCTCCTGTTTGTCATTGACCACTACACCGTTCGGGAATTCTAAATGTTTGGAGCATCCAAATTTCTGTAGGACATTGCCAACTTGATCAAAGATAATGACACGCATTACTTTACATTCCACAACTACGATCCGGCCTTTATTGTCCACTGTAACACCGCGTGGGTGTTGAAGGATGTTCGCTCCGAATTTTCGAACGAATTGCCCGTACTGATTGTAGATCTGTATTTGGTGTGTTGGTGATCTCTCTGTTACAATGATATCTCCTGATGTACGTACTACAGCTACTCTATTGGGGTATAAAAGTTGTCCATCGCGCTTTCCACATTCGCCAAATTGGAATTTAAAACGGCCTTCCTTGTCGAATATCTGAATCCTGTGATTGTTAGTATCGGCGACGATGATATCGTTTTGAGCGTTGACAGCTACACCGCTGGGTTCAGTAAATTGGCCTTCCATAACACCGAATTCTCCAAATTTGCAGTGGTATATCATCTTTTGCCTTTTAATCTGTGATTTTGGAGGGAATATGGCAGTGGATATTAGCTTGTTTGTCAAGTCTAAAATAGGATCAGTATGGGCAGCAGCTGTGAGTGAGTAAGGGTCAGTAGCTGTTGGAGGGAAGAGTGAGTCACATCCTCCATTAGACCACTTTTCATAAGGATTTATACCGTTTAAGTTTATGTCTCCAATGGTAGTGGAAAACGGCCCAAGGGTGCTACCGCTGTTAAATCTTTTTGAAATGATATTTGAATCAAATGGAGACGTCGATTGGCTAGCGGGACCCAGTAACCCGTTAGAGTAAGGTCGGTCTAGTACTCCGTTCAATCCGGTAGGGAGATGAATTCCTCCATTCAGGCTGCCAGAACTTCCATTAACGCTGCTGCTACTCGACGATGATCCTCCGTTTAATAGAGAACCATTAGTTGGGCGAGCAATAGGTGGTTGTTTAGTAGGGCCTACGTTCGCTTCAGAGCTAGAACGCACATATCCAAAAGTGTTCCTTACGCCAACTTGTATAGCTTGGTAGTTAGATACGAATTCAAGCTCACAAGCTGTTTGCACGCTTTGTTCAGGGTTTGTGCTCATTAAAGATTGTAATTTGGTGTCTAATAGTTTCCTGAACATCAATATTTCAGCAATGTTGGCGCATTTCGTCAACCTTTCAACGAAATCACAAGTTTGATAAATTTTGTCAACTGTCTCTTGAGCTTTTTGTCCGACGACGGTCAGAGCGATTTGTTTAGTTGAGAACACGCTTTCCAGTTCCTTGAGTAACTCCTGTTTGCGCTCTTCTAACATAGAGCGGTAGAATTGGAACGTATCGTTAATTTCGTTTTGAGCTTTATGATATTGCACCTGTAGTTTGCCAGCAGCGTGTTCAACTGTTTTTACAACGTGTCTGATTTCTGTAGCACGCGTTTTCGCTTCATTAACTGCTTGCTGCATAAGTTCCAGTTGTTTAGGTCCTGCATCAGATAAATGTTCGCAGTCATGCAATGCCGCAGGGTGTTCAATAATAGTACATTCCTTACAAACTGGTACTGAGCAAGTGCggcagaaatattttaaaatgtcgtTTTTGTGTCTCGGACAGAATGCGGTCTTGTCGCCACTAGCGGTGAGTGTTGAGGCGAGAAGACCTTTGTCATCTTTTAGGTCTGTGAACGCGAGAACGCGATGACCTTCAAAGCAATGCATGAACTGGTGAGCCATGACGCAATTAGGGCAGAGGAAGTTAGCGCAATCTACACAGCGTGCTACAGCGTCTGATTCCTTAGACTTGCAACCGGTACAACGTGCTGTTGGCGAATTTGTTTGGCGAGCAGACGGCAGGAGGTCTGCGTCCTGTTCAACCGCTGCAGCGATCACAAGATTTGTCAATAGGCCAGGGACACCAGCCGATGGCAGCTGACTGTCCACTCGGCAAGTGACGCAAGTAACTTTGTCGGGGTGAGTTTGTTCCCTTTCTAGGCAGCCTCGACAGAATGTGTGGAAGCAATTGAGTACTTTAGGGTCGACGAATGTCTCTCGGCAAATCGCACAGGTGGTGTCAAGGCCGTCGAACTCGCGAAGATCACATACGGCAGAATCGCTCGCGGGAGGCGAGGAGCCGCTCAAAGTCAGTGGTGATAAGGAGCCACGCTCCAGCGAACCTATAGAGTTGGCACCGGGCAGCGACTCAAGGGACGGGGTGCGTGAGGCCATCTTCAGGAAACCGGCATCCCTGAAATAATAGAAACCAGACGTTATTAAAACGTGTAAAATTTATCACAACTATGTCGGAATTATGTTATAACTATCATTAACGCTAGGACGGTCTGGATTATTAATAGCCAGTTTCATCAACGAAAGTTCACATTCACGTGACGTGCCGTCCACATAAATACGAGTTAGAGAGATATTATATCGTTTCGTAACACGCTCGAGAACTTATTACAGCGTATACCTACAGACAGTGaggaaataagtaatatttcgGAGTTGGTAGTCGCGTCGCGTTAGGGAAAATGTCGGCGATGTTCGAATTTCTCGTAAAAGATACCGTGTGACGTAACAGATGGGAAACTGGTACATCTTCGTAAATGGGTATTCTTAAGCTACGTTCAATGTTGGATATATTGAGTATGTGTATTTACAGAAAATTGTACGAATGTATGAGACGGGAGTGTATTTGCAGAGCGCCTTTTTATGAAACCGAGGACTTTATGAATTTCAAAGTCTCGTTTCTTTAATGTTCCATCATCATAGACGTCACATGTTGTATAATCCTTAAAGCCTTTGAACGGGGTAAATGCATTTTCAAGCAAGTTCATAGTTCATTCGCAGCGTGGGGC from Zerene cesonia ecotype Mississippi chromosome 27, Zerene_cesonia_1.1, whole genome shotgun sequence encodes the following:
- the LOC119837354 gene encoding brain tumor protein isoform X4, which encodes MASRTPSLESLPGANSIGSLERGSLSPLTLSGSSPPASDSAVCDLREFDGLDTTCAICRETFVDPKVLNCFHTFCRGCLEREQTHPDKVTCVTCRVDSQLPSAGVPGLLTNLVIAAAVEQDADLLPSARQTNSPTARCTGCKSKESDAVARCVDCANFLCPNCVMAHQFMHCFEGHRVLAFTDLKDDKGLLASTLTASGDKTAFCPRHKNDILKYFCRTCSVPVCKECTIIEHPAALHDCEHLSDAGPKQLELMQQAVNEAKTRATEIRHVVKTVEHAAGKLQVQYHKAQNEINDTFQFYRSMLEERKQELLKELESVFSTKQIALTVVGQKAQETVDKIYQTCDFVERLTKCANIAEILMFRKLLDTKLQSLMSTNPEQSVQTACELEFVSNYQAIQVGVRNTFGYVRSSSEANVGPTKQPPIARPTNGSLLNGGSSSSSSSVNGSSGSLNGGIHLPTGLNGVLDRPYSNGLLGPASQSTSPFDSNIISKRFNSGSTLGPFSTTIGDINLNGINPYEKWSNGGCDSLFPPTATDPYSLTAAAHTDPILDLTNKLISTAIFPPKSQIKRQKMIYHCKFGEFGVMEGQFTEPSGVAVNAQNDIIVADTNNHRIQIFDKEGRFKFQFGECGKRDGQLLYPNRVAVVRTSGDIIVTERSPTHQIQIYNQYGQFVRKFGANILQHPRGVTVDNKGRIVVVECKVMRVIIFDQVGNVLQKFGCSKHLEFPNGVVVNDKQEIFISDNRAHCVKVFNYEGIYLRQIGGEGVTNYPIGVGINAAGEILIADNHNNFNLTIFTQDGQLVSALESKVKHAQCFDVALMDDGSVVLASKDYRLYIYRYVQVPPIGM